The following proteins come from a genomic window of Tepidiforma thermophila:
- a CDS encoding branched-chain amino acid ABC transporter permease, translating to MDFVRTFDYRKNWFIPLLIVAGLVWLVEPQTNIADLPAVGALVRPAAGLAALLSLAAIATVVLALALAPVLDRGPAAQRAVRWVGYGLIIAFFVFMPLYVDRIPHASMLKMTVAIQFMIVIVGLNLLTGFGGQISLGQSAFFAIGGYTLGVGFRQWEMPWGWSLLLAPLIAGVAGFLIGIPALRFKGPYLALATLSLAVTVAPLAKKFEHYTGGVQGVSMFGKLNLPFWETNPDRFFYYLTAVLALLVFVLAANIRRGRFGRALVAIRDNETAAAAMGVNVALYKMTVFGIAGAFAGLAGALNGVVIQFVSPDQYSVLLSIRFLVGAVIGGIATINGAIIGGLFQQFVPDITVSINKSAPDAIQAAILIVFMYVMRHGVAGFLEQTWRYARTGLRLRKPVVTEGGTPVSAARPGEAGAGQS from the coding sequence ATGGACTTCGTACGAACGTTCGACTATCGCAAGAACTGGTTCATCCCGCTGCTCATCGTCGCCGGCCTCGTCTGGCTGGTCGAGCCGCAGACGAACATCGCGGATCTCCCGGCGGTCGGCGCCCTGGTGCGGCCGGCTGCGGGCCTCGCTGCGCTCCTGAGCCTGGCCGCCATCGCCACCGTCGTCCTCGCGCTTGCGCTCGCGCCCGTCCTCGACCGCGGGCCCGCGGCGCAGCGCGCGGTCCGATGGGTCGGCTACGGTCTGATCATCGCGTTCTTCGTCTTCATGCCCCTGTACGTCGACCGGATTCCGCATGCGTCGATGCTGAAGATGACGGTCGCCATTCAGTTCATGATCGTGATCGTCGGCCTGAATCTGCTGACCGGCTTCGGCGGGCAGATCTCGCTCGGGCAGAGTGCGTTTTTCGCCATCGGCGGCTACACCCTCGGCGTCGGCTTCCGCCAGTGGGAGATGCCGTGGGGCTGGTCGCTGCTGCTCGCGCCGCTTATCGCCGGGGTCGCCGGGTTCCTGATCGGCATCCCGGCGCTGCGGTTCAAGGGGCCGTACCTGGCCCTGGCGACTCTCTCGCTCGCTGTGACGGTTGCCCCGCTGGCCAAGAAGTTCGAGCACTACACCGGCGGCGTCCAGGGCGTATCCATGTTCGGGAAGCTGAACCTCCCGTTCTGGGAGACGAATCCCGACCGGTTCTTCTACTACCTCACGGCCGTCCTCGCGCTGCTCGTCTTCGTGCTGGCGGCGAACATCCGGCGGGGCCGGTTCGGCCGGGCGCTGGTCGCTATCCGCGACAATGAGACCGCCGCCGCGGCGATGGGCGTCAATGTGGCGCTCTACAAGATGACCGTCTTCGGCATCGCCGGGGCCTTTGCCGGGCTCGCCGGCGCCCTCAACGGCGTGGTCATCCAGTTCGTCTCCCCGGACCAGTACTCCGTGCTCCTCTCCATCCGCTTCCTCGTCGGCGCCGTCATCGGCGGGATTGCGACGATCAACGGCGCGATCATCGGCGGGCTGTTCCAGCAGTTCGTGCCTGATATCACCGTGTCCATCAACAAGTCGGCCCCCGACGCAATCCAGGCCGCCATCCTGATCGTATTCATGTACGTGATGCGGCACGGCGTAGCCGGCTTCCTGGAACAGACCTGGCGGTACGCGCGCACCGGCCTCCGGCTGCGAAAGCCGGTGGTGACCGAAGGCGGGACCCCGGTCTCCGCCGCCCGGCCAGGCGAGGCCGGCGCAGGCCAATCCTGA
- a CDS encoding ABC transporter ATP-binding protein, whose amino-acid sequence MTAILEAKNLRAAYGDRPVIFGIDLVVPQGGIVALLGANGAGKTTTLRALLAQTRTWGEITYQGQRINGASTQDLVRMGMVMVPEGRGTFVDFTVEENLRLGAYSRRDGDGIRKDLERVYHYFPVLARRRNQRAGSMSGGEQQMLAIGRALMARPKLLLLDEPSLGLAPLIVQEIFQILTTINREEGVSMLLVEQDAVRALKVASYAYLLETGRVAMEGPAAQLAGSEDVRRAYLGY is encoded by the coding sequence ATGACGGCGATTCTCGAAGCGAAGAACCTGCGCGCCGCCTACGGCGACCGGCCGGTCATCTTCGGTATCGACCTGGTCGTGCCGCAGGGCGGCATCGTGGCCCTGCTCGGCGCCAACGGGGCGGGCAAAACGACGACGCTGCGGGCGCTCCTCGCGCAGACCCGCACCTGGGGCGAGATCACGTACCAGGGCCAGCGGATCAACGGCGCCTCCACGCAGGACCTGGTGCGCATGGGGATGGTGATGGTGCCCGAGGGCCGCGGCACGTTCGTGGACTTCACCGTCGAGGAGAATCTCCGCCTGGGCGCCTACTCCCGCCGCGATGGCGACGGCATCCGGAAGGACCTCGAGCGGGTCTACCACTACTTCCCCGTGCTCGCCCGGCGGCGGAACCAGCGCGCCGGCTCCATGTCGGGCGGCGAGCAGCAGATGCTGGCGATCGGCCGGGCGCTCATGGCGCGGCCGAAGCTGCTCCTCCTCGATGAGCCGTCGCTCGGCCTCGCCCCGCTCATCGTGCAGGAGATCTTCCAGATCCTGACCACCATCAACCGCGAAGAGGGCGTGAGCATGCTCCTCGTGGAGCAGGACGCAGTGCGCGCGCTCAAAGTGGCGTCGTACGCCTATCTGCTCGAAACCGGCAGGGTGGCGATGGAGGGGCCGGCGGCGCAGCTGGCCGGCAGTGAAGACGTCCGCCGGGCCTACCTTGGCTACTGA
- the menA gene encoding 1,4-dihydroxy-2-naphthoate octaprenyltransferase has translation MPSPRTWLIAARPVSFTAAAVPALVGTLLAAPESFTWWTALLAILGSVLFLAGTNFVNDYYDHRKGTDGPGSLAPPGAIRQGLLTPRQVLAGGIACFAAGAAIGIVLCWAVSWQLLWVGAASLLAGFFYTGWPLHLAYRALGELVVFVFMGPVIVTGAAFVQTETWSREAFIASLPLGFLVAAILHANNLRDLEQDRAAGKRTLATILGRRWAERELWLLIAAAFAALAGAVAAGALPWPSLVAFAALPGVRPMVRTVRAVNAGANPRRLNFVLRDAALLHLRFGLLLALGLAVNWALG, from the coding sequence ATGCCCTCGCCCCGCACCTGGCTCATCGCTGCGCGGCCGGTCTCCTTCACCGCGGCGGCCGTCCCCGCCCTCGTCGGGACGCTCCTCGCCGCGCCCGAATCGTTCACCTGGTGGACGGCCCTCCTCGCCATCCTCGGCTCCGTCCTCTTCCTCGCCGGGACCAACTTCGTCAACGACTACTACGACCACCGCAAGGGCACCGACGGCCCCGGCTCGCTCGCCCCGCCGGGCGCGATCCGGCAGGGGCTGCTGACGCCCCGGCAGGTGCTGGCCGGCGGCATCGCCTGCTTCGCCGCGGGTGCGGCGATCGGGATCGTGCTCTGCTGGGCCGTCAGCTGGCAGCTCCTCTGGGTCGGCGCGGCGAGCCTCCTCGCCGGCTTCTTCTATACCGGCTGGCCGCTCCACCTCGCCTACCGCGCCCTCGGCGAACTGGTCGTCTTCGTGTTCATGGGGCCCGTCATCGTGACGGGCGCCGCCTTCGTGCAGACGGAAACCTGGAGCCGCGAGGCGTTCATCGCCTCGCTGCCGCTCGGCTTCCTCGTCGCCGCCATCCTCCACGCGAACAACCTGCGCGACCTCGAGCAGGACCGCGCCGCCGGCAAACGCACCCTCGCCACCATCCTCGGCCGGCGCTGGGCCGAACGGGAGCTCTGGCTGCTCATCGCTGCTGCGTTCGCTGCGCTCGCCGGGGCCGTCGCGGCCGGGGCGCTGCCGTGGCCGTCGCTGGTCGCATTTGCCGCCCTGCCCGGCGTCCGGCCGATGGTCCGCACCGTCCGCGCGGTGAACGCCGGGGCGAACCCCCGCCGGCTGAACTTCGTCCTGCGCGATGCCGCGCTCCTCCACCTGCGCTTCGGGCTGCTGCTTGCGCTCGGGCTGGCGGTCAACTGGGCGCTCGGCTGA
- the ruvC gene encoding crossover junction endodeoxyribonuclease RuvC, translated as MRIIGIDPGLGVTGYGVIEVDGGRALHVCHGVIRTRASDPRAARLVALRERVCAIARETGAAAAAVEAGFVGDNARSAMALGEARAAAIIGLADAGLEVAEYAPLLVKQTVAGFGRGEKEQVARMVAFQLGLAEPPSPADAADALAVAITHWAQGRLPR; from the coding sequence GTGCGCATCATCGGCATCGACCCCGGGCTCGGCGTCACCGGCTACGGCGTCATCGAAGTGGACGGCGGGCGGGCCCTGCACGTCTGCCACGGCGTCATCCGCACGCGCGCGTCGGACCCGCGGGCGGCCCGGCTCGTCGCGCTGCGGGAGCGGGTGTGCGCCATCGCCCGGGAGACCGGCGCCGCCGCCGCCGCCGTGGAGGCGGGCTTCGTGGGCGACAACGCCCGGAGCGCGATGGCCCTTGGTGAGGCGCGGGCGGCCGCGATCATCGGCCTGGCCGATGCGGGGCTGGAGGTTGCCGAGTACGCCCCGCTCCTCGTGAAGCAGACGGTCGCCGGGTTCGGCCGCGGCGAGAAGGAGCAGGTCGCCCGGATGGTGGCCTTTCAGCTCGGCCTTGCGGAGCCCCCTTCGCCGGCCGACGCGGCCGATGCCCTCGCCGTGGCGATCACCCACTGGGCGCAGGGCCGGCTCCCGCGCTGA
- the lon gene encoding endopeptidase La, translated as MSSEPFQAPGVPADVPPSPDEGGIEVLPVMPLRGGTVVFPFAVVPLAVGQPRSIRLIDDVMRADRRLVFVAQNTDDVDLAGPDHVYRIGTIGVVHHLARAGEGTLQVVVQGIERVRILEFTGTEPYLQARVERAPERPADGPEGEALRRAVLELIAKLVAVIQLPQEFVAAAEALTDPLQLCYLVGAAMPLSGAQRQELLELDSVEAKLRKLIEFIQHEIAVRELGRKIAQETEQRLSKSQREYFLREQLRSIQKELGEGEGEELAELRRALDEAGLPPEARAEADRELERLALLPAGSPEQGIIRTYLDWLANLPWQKLSGSAIDIERARTVLDEDHYDLDKIKDRILDYLAVRKLRAERAAADGDGPDLPPTERAAAEPILCFVGPPGVGKTSLGQSIARALDRKFARVALGGVHDEAEIRGHRRTYIGAMPGRIIQALRQAGTRDPVIMLDEIDKVGSDWRGDPAAALLEVLDPAQNHRFTDTYLGVPFDLSAVLFIATANTLDTISPPLRDRMEVMQLSGYTEDEKLHIAERYLVPRQLRAHGLKPGEIVFEADALRHIIRRYTREAGVRGLEREIAGVVRRVARRVVEGEATPVTIDVAAVEQYLGRPRIPEDAFIRIDRPGIATGLAWTPAGGDVLQVEAAAMPAGEERLILTGQLGDVMRESVQAALTWVRSNAAKLGIDPNFFEHKAVHVHVPAGAVPKDGPSAGVTMATALVSLASGRPVRSDVAMTGEITLHGRVLPVGGIKEKVLAAHRAGIRTVILPKENERDTEDVPEEARKELRFVFVTDASEVIREALGEGAPGA; from the coding sequence ATGAGCAGCGAACCGTTCCAGGCGCCCGGCGTTCCCGCCGACGTTCCCCCGTCCCCCGATGAGGGCGGCATCGAGGTTCTTCCCGTCATGCCGCTCCGCGGCGGGACGGTCGTCTTCCCTTTCGCCGTCGTTCCCCTCGCGGTCGGCCAGCCGCGCTCCATCCGGCTGATCGATGACGTGATGCGCGCCGACCGGCGGCTCGTCTTCGTCGCCCAGAACACCGACGATGTCGACCTCGCCGGGCCGGACCATGTGTACCGCATCGGCACGATCGGCGTCGTGCACCACCTGGCCCGCGCCGGGGAAGGGACCCTGCAGGTCGTTGTCCAGGGCATCGAGCGCGTCCGGATCCTCGAGTTCACGGGGACCGAGCCGTACCTCCAGGCCCGGGTGGAGCGCGCGCCAGAGCGGCCGGCCGACGGCCCGGAAGGCGAAGCGCTCCGCCGGGCGGTGCTCGAACTGATCGCGAAGCTCGTCGCCGTCATCCAGCTGCCGCAGGAGTTCGTCGCCGCCGCCGAAGCGCTGACCGACCCGCTCCAGCTCTGCTACCTGGTCGGTGCGGCGATGCCGCTCAGCGGCGCCCAGCGGCAGGAGCTGCTCGAGCTGGACAGCGTCGAGGCCAAGCTCCGCAAGCTCATCGAGTTCATCCAGCATGAGATCGCCGTGCGCGAGCTCGGCCGGAAGATCGCCCAGGAGACGGAGCAGCGGCTTTCGAAATCGCAGCGCGAGTACTTCCTCCGCGAGCAGCTCCGCTCCATCCAGAAAGAGCTGGGGGAGGGTGAAGGCGAAGAGCTCGCCGAGCTGCGCCGCGCCCTCGATGAGGCCGGCCTCCCGCCGGAAGCCCGCGCCGAGGCCGACCGCGAGCTCGAACGGCTCGCCCTCCTGCCCGCCGGTTCGCCCGAGCAGGGGATCATCCGCACCTACCTCGACTGGCTGGCGAACCTGCCCTGGCAGAAGCTCAGCGGCTCCGCCATCGATATCGAACGCGCCCGCACGGTGCTCGACGAAGACCACTACGACCTCGACAAGATCAAGGACCGCATCCTCGACTACCTCGCCGTCCGCAAGCTGCGGGCCGAGCGCGCCGCCGCGGACGGCGACGGTCCCGACCTGCCGCCGACCGAGCGCGCCGCCGCCGAGCCGATCCTCTGCTTCGTCGGCCCGCCCGGCGTCGGCAAGACGAGCCTCGGGCAGTCGATCGCCCGCGCGCTCGACCGGAAGTTCGCCCGGGTGGCGCTCGGCGGCGTGCACGACGAGGCGGAGATCCGCGGCCACCGGCGCACCTACATCGGCGCGATGCCCGGCCGAATCATCCAGGCCCTCCGCCAGGCCGGCACGCGCGACCCCGTCATCATGCTCGACGAGATCGACAAGGTGGGCAGCGACTGGCGCGGCGACCCGGCCGCGGCCCTGCTCGAGGTGCTGGACCCGGCCCAGAACCACCGCTTCACCGATACCTACCTCGGCGTGCCGTTCGACCTCTCGGCCGTGCTCTTCATCGCCACGGCGAACACGCTCGATACCATCTCGCCGCCGCTGCGCGACCGGATGGAGGTGATGCAGCTCTCCGGCTACACCGAGGACGAGAAGCTGCACATCGCCGAGCGGTACCTGGTGCCGCGCCAGCTCCGCGCCCACGGGCTCAAGCCCGGCGAAATCGTGTTCGAGGCGGATGCGCTCCGCCACATCATCCGGCGGTACACCCGCGAAGCCGGCGTGCGCGGCCTCGAACGGGAGATCGCCGGCGTCGTCCGCCGGGTTGCCCGGCGCGTGGTCGAGGGCGAAGCGACCCCGGTGACCATCGACGTCGCTGCAGTCGAACAGTACCTCGGCCGGCCGCGCATCCCGGAGGACGCGTTCATCCGGATCGACCGGCCGGGCATCGCGACGGGGCTGGCCTGGACTCCCGCGGGCGGCGACGTGCTCCAGGTGGAGGCCGCCGCCATGCCTGCCGGCGAGGAGCGGCTCATCCTGACCGGGCAGCTCGGCGATGTGATGCGCGAAAGCGTGCAGGCCGCGCTCACCTGGGTCCGCTCGAACGCGGCGAAGCTGGGCATCGACCCGAACTTCTTCGAGCACAAGGCGGTCCACGTCCATGTGCCGGCGGGCGCGGTGCCGAAGGACGGCCCCTCGGCGGGCGTGACGATGGCGACGGCGCTCGTGTCGCTCGCCAGCGGGCGGCCCGTGCGCAGCGATGTCGCCATGACGGGCGAGATTACGCTGCACGGGCGGGTGCTGCCGGTGGGCGGCATCAAAGAGAAGGTGCTGGCGGCGCACCGGGCCGGCATCCGCACCGTGATCCTGCCGAAGGAGAACGAGCGCGACACCGAGGACGTGCCGGAGGAGGCGCGGAAGGAGCTGCGCTTCGTCTTCGTGACGGACGCGAGCGAAGTCATCCGGGAGGCGCTGGGCGAGGGGGCTCCAGGAGCGTAA
- a CDS encoding ABC transporter ATP-binding protein, with protein MTSSTNGSQPLLSVRNITLRFGGLVALDDVSFDVPAGQIVGLIGPNGAGKTTMFNAITRLYHPQAGEIWYGGRNLLSLAAHEVPRLGIARTFQNLALFASMTVRDNIRVGTHARTKSDVFSQALRLPWVSREEREAEAAVSEAIAYLGLERVADHPAAGLPFGTLKRIELARALVAKPKLLLLDEPAGGLNHEEVSALGALIKDIRERFDVTVLLVEHHMGLVMSISEKVVVLDFGKKIAEGTPAEVQRDPEVIRAYLGVEA; from the coding sequence ATGACGAGTTCCACCAACGGGTCCCAGCCGCTCCTCAGCGTGCGCAATATCACGCTGCGCTTCGGCGGGCTGGTGGCCCTCGACGATGTCTCATTCGACGTCCCTGCCGGGCAGATCGTGGGGCTCATCGGGCCGAACGGCGCCGGCAAGACGACCATGTTCAACGCCATCACCCGCCTGTACCACCCGCAGGCAGGCGAAATCTGGTACGGCGGCAGGAATCTGCTCAGCCTGGCGGCGCACGAGGTGCCGCGCCTCGGTATCGCCCGCACGTTCCAGAACCTGGCGCTGTTCGCCTCAATGACGGTGCGCGACAACATCCGCGTCGGCACCCACGCCCGGACGAAATCCGACGTCTTTTCGCAGGCCCTGCGGCTCCCGTGGGTGAGCCGGGAGGAGCGCGAGGCCGAGGCTGCCGTCAGCGAAGCGATCGCGTATCTCGGGCTGGAGCGGGTGGCCGACCACCCCGCCGCCGGGCTGCCGTTCGGCACCCTGAAGCGGATCGAACTGGCCCGGGCGCTGGTGGCGAAGCCGAAGCTCCTCCTGCTCGATGAGCCGGCCGGCGGCCTGAACCACGAAGAAGTGAGCGCCCTCGGCGCGCTCATCAAAGACATCCGCGAGCGGTTCGATGTGACCGTCCTCCTCGTCGAACACCACATGGGGCTGGTGATGAGCATCAGCGAGAAGGTCGTGGTGCTTGACTTCGGCAAGAAGATCGCCGAGGGCACGCCCGCGGAAGTCCAGCGCGACCCGGAGGTGATCCGCGCGTACCTGGGGGTGGAGGCATGA
- a CDS encoding ABC transporter substrate-binding protein, which produces MRKPKRWTALLMLVAAVAMVLAAACGGDDDDEEETPATGGETPQQDVKKYDPGASDTEIKIGSCYPFSGPAAAYGTIGKSVEAYFKMVNEQGGVNGRKITFITQDDQYSPDKTVQCARSLVEQEKVLFIFNTLGTPSNTAIWDYLNQQKIPHLFVATGASKWGADPKSHPWTMGWQPDYQSESAIYVEWLSKEKPNAKVAILYQNDDYGKDYLEGFKKALGAKASQVIVKEASYAVTDASVSAQVTQLKESGADTFYIIATPKFATQALIAASQVGWKPTILLNSVSQSIPAVVDPAAQQGADLSDVITTIYIKDPGDPQWANDKAIQDYLAFMKKYYPDGNPNDGFNVYGYAVAQTLVEGVLKRAGNNLTRENILKQATSIKDLRVDVLLPGILINTSPVDSPNPDYYPIQAEQLAKYNPSAKKWDLFGEVIDVSKKK; this is translated from the coding sequence ATGAGGAAACCGAAACGCTGGACCGCGCTGCTGATGCTGGTAGCCGCGGTCGCCATGGTCCTCGCTGCCGCCTGCGGCGGCGATGACGACGACGAGGAGGAGACGCCGGCGACCGGCGGCGAGACGCCGCAGCAGGACGTCAAGAAGTACGACCCCGGCGCTTCCGACACCGAGATCAAAATCGGCAGCTGCTACCCGTTCTCGGGCCCGGCGGCGGCCTATGGCACCATCGGCAAGTCCGTCGAAGCCTACTTTAAGATGGTCAACGAGCAGGGCGGGGTGAACGGCCGCAAGATCACCTTCATCACCCAGGACGACCAGTACTCGCCGGACAAGACGGTGCAGTGCGCCCGCTCGCTCGTCGAGCAGGAGAAAGTGCTCTTCATCTTCAACACGCTGGGCACGCCCTCGAACACGGCAATCTGGGACTACCTGAACCAGCAGAAGATCCCGCACCTGTTTGTTGCGACGGGCGCCTCGAAGTGGGGCGCCGACCCGAAGAGCCACCCGTGGACGATGGGCTGGCAGCCTGACTACCAGTCCGAATCGGCCATCTACGTCGAGTGGCTCTCGAAGGAGAAGCCGAACGCGAAAGTCGCCATCCTCTACCAGAACGACGACTACGGCAAGGACTACCTCGAGGGCTTCAAGAAGGCGCTCGGCGCAAAGGCCTCGCAGGTCATCGTCAAGGAAGCCAGCTACGCCGTGACCGATGCCTCGGTCAGCGCCCAGGTGACCCAGCTGAAGGAATCCGGCGCCGACACCTTCTACATCATCGCAACGCCGAAGTTTGCCACCCAGGCGCTCATCGCCGCGAGCCAGGTCGGCTGGAAGCCGACCATCCTGCTGAACTCCGTCTCCCAGTCGATCCCGGCCGTGGTCGACCCGGCGGCTCAGCAGGGCGCCGACCTTTCGGACGTCATCACCACCATCTACATCAAGGACCCGGGCGACCCGCAGTGGGCCAACGATAAGGCCATCCAGGACTACCTGGCCTTCATGAAGAAGTACTACCCGGACGGCAACCCCAACGACGGCTTCAACGTCTACGGCTACGCCGTCGCCCAGACGCTGGTCGAGGGCGTGCTGAAGCGGGCCGGGAACAACCTGACCCGGGAGAACATCCTGAAGCAGGCGACCAGCATCAAGGACCTGCGGGTCGACGTGCTCCTGCCGGGCATCCTCATCAACACCTCGCCGGTCGACTCGCCCAACCCGGACTACTACCCGATCCAGGCCGAGCAGCTGGCGAAGTACAACCCCTCCGCCAAGAAGTGGGACCTCTTCGGCGAGGTCATCGACGTCAGCAAGAAGAAGTAG
- a CDS encoding branched-chain amino acid ABC transporter permease has translation MTEFIQLVLAGTANGCIYGLLALALVLIYRSTHIINFGQGEMAMFSTYICWSFLNAGMGYWVAVPLTLILAFATGLAVQRVLIRPVQNAPELTIVIVTLGLYLFFNSLALWIYSGVPKPFPLPTGVRQASWQVGDIFIVPYHLFIFVVLITLMLALYVLFQRTKLGLGLRAAAAQPVSSQLVGINVNLMLALGWGIAAAAGALAGILSAPIVQLEPNFMATVLIFSFASATLGGFDSPPGAVVGGIALGNIVALGGRYIEFIGTQLDIVLALVVIVAVLLVRPAGLFGRQAVQRV, from the coding sequence ATGACCGAATTCATCCAGCTGGTGCTGGCCGGTACGGCGAACGGGTGCATCTACGGCCTGCTCGCGCTCGCCCTGGTGCTCATCTACCGGTCGACCCACATCATCAACTTCGGCCAGGGCGAGATGGCGATGTTCTCGACCTATATCTGCTGGTCGTTTCTCAATGCCGGCATGGGCTACTGGGTCGCGGTCCCGCTCACGCTCATCCTGGCGTTCGCGACCGGCCTCGCCGTCCAGCGGGTGCTGATCCGGCCGGTTCAGAATGCGCCCGAGCTGACCATCGTCATCGTGACGCTCGGCCTCTACCTGTTCTTTAACTCGCTCGCGCTCTGGATCTACTCCGGCGTTCCGAAGCCGTTCCCCCTGCCGACGGGCGTCCGCCAGGCCTCGTGGCAGGTCGGCGACATCTTCATCGTCCCCTACCACCTGTTCATCTTCGTGGTGCTCATCACCCTCATGCTGGCCCTCTACGTGCTTTTCCAGCGGACGAAGCTCGGGTTGGGGCTGCGGGCCGCCGCCGCGCAGCCGGTTTCGAGCCAGCTCGTGGGCATCAACGTGAACCTGATGCTGGCGCTCGGCTGGGGGATTGCCGCCGCGGCCGGGGCGCTCGCCGGCATCCTCTCGGCGCCCATCGTCCAGCTCGAGCCGAACTTCATGGCCACGGTGCTGATCTTCTCCTTCGCTTCGGCCACCCTCGGCGGGTTCGATTCGCCGCCCGGCGCGGTCGTGGGCGGGATTGCGCTCGGTAACATCGTGGCCCTCGGCGGGCGCTACATCGAGTTCATCGGCACCCAGCTCGATATCGTGCTCGCGCTCGTCGTCATCGTTGCCGTTCTCCTGGTCCGCCCGGCCGGTCTCTTCGGGCGCCAGGCCGTGCAGAGGGTGTAG
- a CDS encoding Hsp20/alpha crystallin family protein, whose protein sequence is MRYRRISYRYALLVRTGPEPLAAGVLPARERVRLAQPWWRPAADVTETADALSVLVELAGVSVEDIDLLFYDDAVVIEGQRRLPPPPVDARYHAAQVRQGPFRLEVPLPCSIDPEGTRATYDNGLLLLEFPKTSGGAAR, encoded by the coding sequence GTGCGCTACCGCCGTATCAGCTACCGCTACGCCCTGCTCGTCCGCACCGGCCCGGAGCCGCTCGCCGCGGGCGTGCTCCCCGCGCGCGAACGCGTCCGCCTTGCCCAGCCCTGGTGGCGGCCCGCCGCCGACGTGACCGAAACCGCCGACGCACTTTCCGTGCTCGTCGAGCTGGCGGGCGTATCGGTCGAAGATATCGACCTGCTCTTCTACGACGACGCGGTCGTCATCGAAGGCCAGCGGCGGCTCCCGCCCCCGCCCGTCGATGCCCGCTACCACGCGGCCCAGGTCCGCCAGGGGCCGTTCCGGCTCGAAGTGCCGCTCCCGTGCAGCATCGACCCCGAAGGCACGCGCGCAACGTACGACAACGGCCTCCTGCTGCTCGAATTCCCGAAGACCAGCGGAGGTGCCGCGCGATGA
- a CDS encoding DUF3179 domain-containing protein, with protein MRRHVPALLAPLLALAAACSSGSPPAATPPAATPTATLSPVDRLISFQSEFPDWPNTDFSRATVDPREILRGCPVRDCIPPLDAEGAVTIPAPRGGRARFAPAETLGYADRLPVAVVTVDGVTKGYPLHILTWHEVVNDRFGERPVVVTFCPLCNTAIAFDRRVGAQVLDFGVSGNLRHSDLVMWDRQTESWWQQATGEGIVGAHAGQRLEPLPASIVPWGEFRRAFPQAPALTEDTGFDRAYGINPYEFYDATSQPFLFQGTPDPRLPALERVVALDRAGRGLAVPMEALAAAQVANVEAGGTPVAVFWMPGAASALDQREIAQSRDIGAAAAYDARQGGRTLRFAPGPEPGTFVDDATGSTWDIFGRAIAGPLAGQQLAPVLHTTEFWFAWAAFHPETAIWRP; from the coding sequence ATGCGACGGCACGTCCCGGCCCTGCTTGCGCCCCTCCTCGCCCTGGCTGCGGCCTGCAGCAGCGGCTCCCCACCCGCAGCGACGCCCCCGGCCGCGACGCCGACTGCCACCCTTTCGCCGGTCGACCGGCTGATCAGCTTCCAGTCCGAGTTCCCCGACTGGCCGAACACCGACTTCTCCCGCGCGACCGTCGACCCGCGCGAAATCCTCCGCGGCTGCCCCGTCCGCGACTGCATCCCGCCGCTCGATGCCGAGGGCGCCGTGACCATCCCCGCGCCGCGCGGCGGCCGGGCCAGGTTCGCCCCGGCCGAAACGCTCGGCTACGCCGACCGCCTGCCCGTCGCGGTGGTCACCGTCGACGGCGTCACGAAGGGCTACCCGCTCCACATCCTCACCTGGCACGAGGTGGTGAACGACCGCTTCGGCGAGCGGCCGGTGGTCGTCACCTTCTGCCCCTTGTGCAATACGGCGATCGCCTTCGACCGGCGCGTCGGCGCGCAGGTGCTCGATTTCGGCGTCTCCGGCAACCTCCGCCACTCCGACCTGGTCATGTGGGACCGGCAGACGGAGAGCTGGTGGCAGCAGGCGACCGGCGAGGGGATCGTCGGCGCGCACGCGGGGCAGCGGCTGGAGCCGCTCCCGGCGAGCATCGTGCCCTGGGGCGAGTTCCGCCGCGCCTTCCCGCAGGCGCCCGCGCTCACGGAAGACACCGGTTTCGATCGGGCCTACGGCATCAACCCCTACGAGTTCTACGACGCCACGAGCCAGCCCTTCCTCTTCCAGGGCACGCCCGACCCGCGCCTGCCCGCGCTCGAACGGGTAGTCGCGCTCGACCGTGCCGGCCGCGGGCTGGCCGTGCCGATGGAGGCGCTGGCGGCCGCGCAGGTGGCGAACGTGGAGGCCGGCGGCACCCCGGTCGCGGTCTTCTGGATGCCCGGCGCCGCCTCGGCCCTCGACCAGCGGGAGATCGCCCAGTCGCGCGATATCGGCGCGGCCGCGGCCTACGATGCCCGGCAGGGCGGGCGGACGCTCCGCTTTGCGCCCGGCCCGGAACCGGGCACGTTCGTTGACGATGCGACAGGGTCGACCTGGGACATCTTCGGGCGGGCGATCGCCGGCCCGCTGGCCGGCCAGCAGCTGGCCCCGGTGCTGCACACCACGGAGTTCTGGTTCGCCTGGGCGGCCTTCCACCCGGAGACGGCGATCTGGCGGCCGTGA